In Oncorhynchus gorbuscha isolate QuinsamMale2020 ecotype Even-year unplaced genomic scaffold, OgorEven_v1.0 Un_scaffold_602, whole genome shotgun sequence, the genomic stretch TAGCAGTGCTTTACAACAGTTTATCTTATACTTACATGTTGTTTTCTTTGACTTTCATGACCTGCATGACTTTGATTCTCTTTGGGTCGTAGACACAGTTCCCCTGTTGGTTGCTCAGCACCATACTGACCCCTGGGGGAACCCAGGCCGTGTCATATCCATGCTCGGTATGCCAGGTCTCCTGCATGGGGTGGTTCTGCTGGTCTATGATCTTAACCTTCCCTACATCCACTTTGACTTTTAGTACTCTTCTCTTATTGTTGGAAACACCAAGGGGGTATTTAATTGCATTTCCGATGTCTCGACTGACATACACACCAGGCCCAAGTTCTTCTCTTGATGGTGTGAAACCATTCTTCTTGATCAACTCTGTAGCCTCTTTTGTGGTGCCGTGGAACATCACATATTCTTTGTGATCCTCTGGATGCTCATTGGTCTGAAGAATGTTTTCTAAGTAGTATGGTGAATTCGTTTTGTTTTTCTGCTTGGTGTACCCCTTCAAAGCCATAGTAATCAAACTGCTGCTGAATACACCTTTGACAAATGAGCTGTAATCCCCAAAACTATTTTTAAGGCCTAGCCATTTTGCAAATGATTTAGGCTGGAACCGTTAAA encodes the following:
- the LOC124019044 gene encoding uncharacterized protein LOC124019044, whose product is MALKGYTKQKNKTNSPYYLENILQTNEHPEDHKEYVMFHGTTKEATELIKKNGFTPSREELGPGVYVSRDIGNAIKYPLGVSNNKRRVLKVKVDVGKVKIIDQQNHPMQETWHTEHGYDTAWVPPGVSMVLSNQQGNCVYDPKRIKVMQVMKVKENNISRHRHLQSGVTPEDSHVYVMYHGTSKQIAVKIQRNGFEPSEDGMLGAGVYLSRDIRKAIKYPIGADDSDRMVLKVKVDVGKVKIIDVQGHDRQYDWHTYGYDTAWVPPGVGMVPSNQQENCVYDPKRIKVMALLKVAILKKLNPSLEVES